One part of the Sulfurihydrogenibium sp. genome encodes these proteins:
- a CDS encoding RluA family pseudouridine synthase, translating into MEEIISFKVEEEFSNKRLDQFLALVYPEYSRSFYQNLIENGLVLLDNNPVKKPSTKVKTGQEFTIIIPPPEPLEIEPENIPLEIYYEDEDLAVVYKPPGMVVHPSVGHTSGTLVNALLYHFKNVSQYQGKERAGIVHRLDKDTAGLLIVAKTEFAHKELQKMFQDREIDKKYKAIVSGIVKKDHGLIDLPIGRSIYNRQKMGTVATNLKDALTEYWVEKRFEKHNLTLVDIKLHTGRTHQIRVHFSAIGHPLFNDFVYGFKKSNLSSDLVKNLSDKLSYHALVAYKLTFKHPRTNQILSIELKSLPKEIEEILQELSK; encoded by the coding sequence ATGGAAGAAATCATCAGCTTTAAAGTAGAAGAAGAGTTTTCAAATAAGAGATTAGACCAATTTTTAGCCTTAGTCTATCCTGAGTATTCAAGGTCTTTTTATCAAAATCTTATAGAAAATGGATTAGTATTGTTAGATAACAATCCTGTTAAAAAACCATCAACAAAAGTAAAAACCGGACAGGAGTTTACGATCATCATACCACCACCCGAACCTTTAGAAATTGAGCCTGAAAATATTCCGCTTGAAATATACTATGAAGACGAAGATTTAGCAGTAGTCTATAAACCACCCGGAATGGTAGTCCATCCATCGGTTGGTCATACATCTGGAACGCTGGTAAATGCTCTACTTTATCATTTTAAAAATGTATCACAGTATCAAGGAAAAGAAAGGGCAGGAATTGTTCACAGATTAGATAAAGATACCGCCGGGCTTTTGATTGTAGCAAAAACAGAATTTGCACATAAAGAGCTTCAAAAAATGTTTCAAGATAGAGAAATAGACAAAAAGTACAAAGCTATCGTTTCAGGAATAGTAAAAAAAGACCATGGCTTGATAGACTTACCTATCGGAAGGTCTATTTACAACAGGCAAAAAATGGGAACAGTAGCAACAAACCTTAAAGATGCACTAACAGAATACTGGGTAGAAAAACGCTTTGAAAAACACAATCTAACGCTTGTTGATATAAAGCTTCATACAGGAAGAACCCATCAAATAAGAGTTCATTTTTCAGCCATTGGACATCCATTATTTAACGATTTTGTTTATGGATTTAAAAAATCAAACTTATCATCAGACCTTGTGAAAAACTTATCAGATAAACTTAGCTATCACGCACTTGTAGCATATAAACTAACATTCAAACATCCAAGAACAAACCAAATACTAAGCATAGAGCTTAAAAGCTTACCAAAAGAAATAGAAGAAATATTACAGGAGCTAAGCAAGTGA